The nucleotide sequence CCATTTCCAGTGAAAGACCATGTTAACTGTCTCCAGGGGTGTTaactgacctgctcagtatcaCCAACATTCCTTGTTTCCAGCGTCGAGTACCGGTTGGcaaaagaaaggaacaatgaaTCTCTTCCCCTTAATCCTGCATTGTTTTCAATGTCAAGAGTTAACACATCCACAATTTAAGTTTGTTATTAATTAATGGTCAGCATTCATCCACTCATTTCATTTTATAATTTCAAGAACTATTGTAACACTCATTGGGAAGAATCTTCATAACTGCAGCTTCTTACGCCCATATTATTCTAATTATTTTATCCAGAGTTCTAAGAATCTAACATGGGGTACCCATCATGACACACaatattctcatctaaatcatgtAACTGATGTTCTTTTGAGTTGAAAATGGATAtgtattactttttttaaaaaataagttcatATCAAATAAAATATGATTTCAAGGGCAAACAAGTGCAACTTTTAAACTAGTgcgaaggaacaaagggatctgggagttcagatacataattccctgaaagtggcatcacaggtagacagggttgtaaaggcggcttttggcatcctgccattcataaatcaaagtattgagtataggagttgggatgttatggtgaggttgtacaagacgttggtgaggccaaatttggagtattgtgtgcagttctggtcacctgactaaaggaaggatatcagtaagattgaaagagtgcagaggagatttactagaatgttgccaggtcttcaggagttgagttacagggaaagattgaacaggttaggactttattccttggagcgtagaagaatgaggggagaattgttagaggtttacaaaattatgaggggtatagacagagtaaatgcaagtaggctctttccacctagattaggagagataagtacgagaggacatggctttagggtgaaaggggaaaggtttagggggaacatcagggggaacttcttcactcagagtggtgggagtgtggaagagcctgacgtggtaaatgcaggctcactcttaagaataaattggatagatacatggacgggagaggtctggaagggttatggactgggtgcaggtaaatgggactactggaataaagtttcagtacagattagaagggccaaatggcctgttttctgtgctgtagtgttctatggttctatcaaatTATTATGTTGATGActtaccaccaccctttgtgcacTTTGCATTTCAAGATGGCTGCATATCAGCTGTGGGACCTATGGTCTCCCTGTGATGAAAGTTTCCAGTTGGTTGGATACAATGCACGTTCTTCCAGGAAACCAGATGGAGCAGAAACGATTCAGGTGGCTTCACCATCAGACCAGGAGGTGGCCCTCTACCTGCAAGATAATGTCATGACCAATGACTGGAATCTCTTGGGCCTTCTTGCAGAAACGGGAAATATCAGTCCTGAGATGTTGTGTTACACTTTCCAAACCGAGCAAGACGCCACTGCAATTGTGTACAAACCTCAACCTGTCAAACTCAGCTCTGTTGATTCAGTGTTTGGGTCAGTCATCACCACTGGAGCACCTAAGCTGGCAGGGGGCTTCCAAGCTTCTGAAAGATCAGCCTTTACCGAGATCAATGTTGATTCCCCAACACCCACTTTAACCGCACAATATAAGATTAATGTCATTGTGATGATTTACAGACAGTTGTTAAGGGTTGTCACTTTAATTTATACAGCCTACCAAAAGTGCTTTCATGCCTTACAGCATCCAATTTGATGCTGGCTTTTAAagagtattttaaatttaaaagcaaaaattgTCTTTACTTCCAACGTTCCTCTCTACTGATCCCGTAAGTTAGAAAAGAATACTCACTGATGTTTTACAACTGTTGCAGTTAACAGGCCGTGGTTGCCTTTTACCTTAAAGATACAAGCTCATTTGGCATTATAATGTTTCTGACAATGGGCTCCCATAATGAAGAACAGCACTGGGCAAGTGTAGTTTAATATTAATTTACAACTATAGTTGTTTGTGTTCAGGCAAGTTTGCATCAGGGTTTGGTTGAGATGATCATAGGAATTAATTTATTCCCAAGATCCAGCTTAGCTGTACCTTCAAGTCCCATCTTTGCACAAAACATAGCCAAGCGGCATGAAATTCAATGAATTAGTAGGCAAGAGAATAATAAACTTTATGATGTAATATTTTaagaataacaaaaataaaactaatagTTTTGTTACTTAATTTTCAGactagttttgttttttttaaatacattattCCATGGCACTGGCATTCATCCACaactgaaaagaaaacattaactTTTTGTCTTTCTCCACTGTGCCATTACCAgtttgagggggtggggaggggtgcctGGACAATGCTAAGCAAAGATGCTGCATTGTGCTTTTCAATTATTCAAAGGCCTGCCTTCTACATAGAGAAACACATTCCGATGAAAAACACAGCAGTAAATTGGAATTTTATGTTCTTTCCCCTACAAGGTTCATGATAAAACAAAGACCAGAAGGTATCATGGCAGTGCAGTACAACACAACATAACTCTGATGATGCTGAGTGACAGGGAAATAGAATGTACATCCGCACAGTTGCCCCTAGGGTGATATGTGGATAACAACTGTTAAGATGttggaagaaaacaaaatatagatCCACTAGTAACTTCAGCAGATCCTTTCGTCTGTTTATGGAAGTTCTGCAGTCAAGCTGCCTTCTCATCGCAAGCCTTGGTTCCTTTGTCTTTCAGTGAAAATGGAGAACCCAGTATAGCTGGTCAGTTTCAGTGCAATGTTTTACATGAGTAAAGGCACCTGCAAAGGCAAATCTACTACAAGTCTCAGGTTAATCCCAAATACCTCTGCCTTGTATTATACATGTCACATCTTCCTGGTCGCAATAGCTAATCAATAACCAGATTTAGGAAATAGCTTTGTGCATCTTTTCAAGCACAAACATATGAAAACATGCATCCcaattatttaaatcaataatATTTAACAAATAAAGATAGCACAAAAAGTCAACattctgtattttaatttttatacaGTAGCATAACTTGTTAACAAAACAGTTTATAATTATAAAGTTCATATAATAAGAAACAAACCTTGTTGAGTGGCAAAGAAGGGATTCTAGGAGTAATTCTTTATTTACATCTGCATAATATGATGAAAGAGGGCATTATGGCAGAATTTGACAGCTATTTCCCATCTAAATACACAATCAAAATCTACCCCAAGATCAACATCCTGTTGATCTGCAATATAGCTccaatatatttcaataaaatccatCATTTAACAAAAAGTATTTCAACTCCCTTTGTAAGTATCACCCTTGTAATAGATCTGCCTGATGTGATAGCTTATCTCCAattcaaattaaataaatgttgtaCAGTTGACCTTAACTAGTCACAGTGTCTGATAATGAGATGGCACAATGAAGCTGCACCCAAGACATGCCATTGAAGCTCATCTTTAGTCTGCCATGGCATTGCAGACTATGCAATTTGCAAAGAAAATATAACTTATTgaaattacatttatttgaatTTGAAAATGCAGCTAATACAGGTAAGTGAAAATTGATGTTAAAAAATCTGATAATTAAAGTTGATTCATTCAAATTAAGagcaaaaataaagaaagaatatAAAATGTACTCAATTCTTAGAGGCCTTCTGGTAAATTATGCCGTTAAGACTTGCTGCTCCTTCTATGAAAAGAATTGACTTCAATCTATTTAATTGATAAATATCAAGTCAGGGAACAAAAGAATTTTAGGAGTTGTTTAGATCCAAAATCTACAAATTTTGAACATCTGACAGACCTGGTGACTTTTCAAAGCAATAAACATTAAAGTATCAAGGTGCGCTATTTAAGTGACAAAGCAGCAAATACTTCTGATTTTTGAGCTGGGAACAGTCAATGAGCAGTAGTAAATACCATTCAAATGAGCTGGGTAAGGCGAGACATCATCAGCATCTTTACATGCCTCAAACTCTGGTTGATTACTAATTAATTCCTGCTTTAATGTATCTAAAAGAACAAAGTTCATtaaagatgatttttttaaaacacaaatcaATTCCAAAGATTATATCAGATTATCTAAAccctcctacacaacccataGCAAAGAATATCCAGGACAACTGCTCCTCACCAAAGCTAGCAGTTGACTTTCATGGATCAGGGATGATTTTGCCTTCAATTGTTCCTTTCTTTGTGGCAATGCCTGGATCCTGTCCATAATAGCAAAGCCAAGAAACCAAAATAGAGAATGGTGGACTGCTTCATACACTTCACACTATGAACCTCAGAACAGTGCACCAGTATTCTGTTCCCTATCACCAGCGTACttcaatttaaatgcaaatttcaaATTGATGGCATAAATACCAATCAACATGGAACATTTGAGaaaaagggaaaggaataccAATGGATTATGATGAATAGTCAACAAATTTTAATAGAAGCTTATTATGAAtggatttttatttatataaaatgaGCAGAAAGTTAAACTCAATTTATTCTGTTCTCTTTTAACTTCTCTTTCTCAATTTAACATTCACTTCAGATTTCTGCCTCATTAGTATTCACACCATCAGCTGATACAGAACTCTGTAATGCTCCAGCAATTGTTTAATATAACATATCCACTGATTTTATCCTGATGCATGGGAATGGCTCCCAGCCTACATTCCTTGTCTCCATCCAGTAGTCTTGGCAGAAATCACGACTTCCAAGGATGTCTTGGAAGACCAACTTGTCAAAACATTAACAGAAGGTGTTATTGGGGCTCCCAACAAACCACAAACATCACTGGACTGTTGCTTGTAGTTGCAGACATAATTTAAGGTGACTCGGTAGAAATTTTGTGTGTTCTTCAGATTACACTGTTGATGCGACATTTGCCCATCTCTCAATGACCTAGAAAAATGATGCATGTGGTTTGCTGGACTGCTTCAGGGAGCATGCAGTGTGGCACAGGACTCCAGTTATGAAATTGGCAAgactccttccctgaagaacaatgGACATTCCAGCTGCTTTCTTGATATTTTTCTCCCTTAGTGACAACCTAAAAATGACCACATTGATTGAATTAATGTCACATTTCCAGAATGGAATCTGAATTTCCAAATGTCTAGGTTGATGATCTGGTACCAGAACGTACACCAAATCCCTAATCAGATTATTTCaaccctccctccacaccattaATAGTAAAGAGTGAGCAGGGTAACTGCTTCCTTACCAAATCCTTTTAAGCTGTTGAACTATTTATTCAATGAGCTGAAATAAAAAACCAAAATGATATACTCTATTTCCCCACAGTAAAACACTGATCAAAGTACTTGTGGGCAGTAAAGATCTTGAGAGCAATCTGAAAGGGATATGAAGAGCTCTATAAATACAAaacagtcattttttaaaaaaatcggaAGTCAAAGCACATGAAGTAGCAGATCCAAATGCAACTTTATTCTAACTGAAATACAGTAAGATAAGTTATTGGGCAGCTTCATGGTGTTTCCACAATTAAACTCTATGCATAAAGGCCAACCACTCCAACATTACTCAGGACCTGATGCTGTGTTTTAACCCAaaccattgacaattcctttgcccccacagatgttgcttgacccactgagttcctctggcagatagtttgttgctccggattccagatctgcagtttcttgggtccCCATTTAACTCCGAAGGTAAATTCACCCAGCCTATCATTAATATTAACTGATTTCCTCTGGTGCACAGATCTACATGTTCCTATTAAAATCCTTTTAAGTACACCTTCAATCTCTTACCCACAGAACTGGATGGTCAAGCTGTGGTAACTTAAAAAGGAATTTTACACAATGTTACATTAAACTGTGTGGCATCAGTGGAAATTAAACTCTATCAGAAGTTGAGATGGGGCTCATGAAGCCAAAAAATGAAGAGTCACAGAACTGTTGATCTCAAAATCTCAATTTTGAAGGCAAAACAAGAACCCCTCAGGCCTAAAATCTAGCCAGGGCAGTAGGAAGCAATCACAAGGCAGACTAAAAATGACCTGATTGATTGAATTAATGGCACATTTCCATTGTGGTACATTTACATTCTATAATGCAATTAGTAAACAACTTCAATTGCTTTGTGTACTGGCATGAATGTAGTCAATAAAGACCTAATCACTGTCAGAGTCTTCATCGTCCCTTGTAGCCTTCCTTGTGTCAGACTCACATCCATCGTCCTCTTCCACCTCCATCTCCTGCAAGAAAGCAAACAAATTGTACAGCTTTCTGTTTCCTCTGTAGATACTATAATAAACTATGATTCCCACACAGTTTTCTTTCTACAATCTATGAGCTGTGGCTCTTTGTATCATCTTCCTTGAGCTTGATACCTTCTTTACACTTTGTGTTTGAGATCTGAAGCTTCAGACGTGAATGCAGCTTTCTAACCTCGGCCCAAgcattaccttaaatctgtgggATTGTCTTGTATCATCTGTATCTTAATACCTTGCTTGTTGTTATCCATTAACACAAATACAAATTTTGGAATTGACTGATAACAATATCAAAGTATTAAATGATCATCCAATCAGCTGGTCCAATATTATGCCTTGAAGACCACAATTTTGGCAACTTATTTTATCATGGTCACTCCCTCAATACAAACATGCTCCCAAAGCTTACCTCTTCCTCATCATCTTCAGGTAACTCTGATTCTTCCTCACCTCCACTCTCCTGCTGAGATTCCTGGGTTAAGATCTCTTCTCCCTGTTCAAAGTAACAGTCGACTTAGTGAGCTTTATTTATTCCCATGAAGACTTCATTCAGAAACATTGCTCAAGGTACACATGCACAATTtccaagggagaagggagaagggtaaCTGTCTTTCTGATACATGACTGAAGGAGATGCTTGGAAGAAACCCACTGTGACTCTTCATTTACTCTCCATTCCATCTGGCCTTTCATCTTCACACCTCCCTCAATGGAACTTACTATATGTATATATCCTACCAGTAAATAAGATTTCCCAGACTTATCCTCCTGTACGAACATAACAACTTAGTACCATCAATTGGTGAAAAACATTAGCAACCACAACGGGAGTAAATGCAGAACCCCTTTTGACCATTTAGATCATTAGGCATTTTTCAGTCGTTGCTTTCCAAAGTTGAACATCTGAATCGGTACAGTAACATCAGAACCAGGCTAACTATTGCAGCCTTTTGCAGACCAATACTTGGGATCTGAAGTGTCCTAGTTATGATTGAGAAACATGTGGTGGAGAATAGCAAAGGTGAATCATACCCATCACCAGCAAAGCTGTACAGAAGGAAAGAGAAGACAGGATAAGTTAGAAAATAGTGattaggtgatgcatttggagggTGTTAAAAAGAACCTGAGAATGTGAGAGAAATGAAGCACGAAGGGCCTGAGGAATCCAGCAGCATTGAAATCCAGGGAAAGAATGAGTTTGAAAGGAAGTTCACAAGTTAATTTAGGAGGGAGGTGGGACACATTGAAGGGAATATTTGAAGCCTCTGCTTTGAGTGCAACTTTCTAACTTAGGAACAAGCAAAGTCAAATGCTAGAGAGATAGCAATACGCATGGACCAATAAGCAGAACATAATTCTATTTTGACAAATCTACAGGCAGATctgtactttttttaaatatatactcACCTGCAGGTCCCTATTTTTGAGATTTCCCAGCCAGAATGCCTCCTGGCACTTGTTGATGGTCAACATTGCTTTAACTCGATACACAAATAATTCCAACAGCTTCTTCAACAGTGGGACATGATTGGTCAGATTAGTATCCTGGTTGATCTACAAATTAACCATAGGGGAGAGAAAGATAATGTTTAAGTTACAATAAAGCCTGAAAGTTCATGTTCTTCTGATAATGTTAACATCAACATGTATTAACATGGCATCATTACCTATATTTTAATTACTAATACTATGAGATATTAGTAATTAAAATATCAACAGCTAATTCATACCACACTCCACCTTTTGAACAAGGAAagctcttaaaatattaaaatattttcttgaaaTACTGCCTCCCACCCAGATGCTCTGTAAGTATCCAACCACATTAGTTATTCTAGGCAATAGATTGGatctttttgattattttattaCCAATGAGAATTAATTTAGGAATGACTTCTAAGATGAGGCAAGTAGAATTTGCTGATGTTTTACCAATGAATCATTCTGATTTTTTGACCAATTTTTGTAAAACTAATCAACTTAAACAATGCTGAGTTCCTAAAGAGCTTCATTCAATTCACTGCTTCATGTTTTCTTTCTATAATAACTCAGTGAAGGTGGCAAGACACATTATAATTAGTGTGTGGGCTTTAAGGTCAGCAAGAACATGGAGGActaaagagcccatttctgtgctgtacaattctatgactttgGAACCCAAATTTCGGGCTAAATAAATTATGATTTTGTCTTCACTGACTTAAAGAACACATAGTTAAATTGGTTCTGGTGTGCTTAATGTAGAAGTAAAGGTGCTAATACTGttatattttccacatttttctcACCCATGTTACTTAAATGACCTTAGAGGATCCTCATTTAGCAATTACATTAATTAAACCAATCAGATACAAAGTTGGCTAAAATAAATCAGCAGCAGAGTTTACATCTTATAGATTCTCTTACAAGAAATTCAAACTGAAACTAAGAAAACTGGCTAGTACCAATTACTTGTAATTCAACAACCTTATGGGCTGAAGTGATACCTTGCTATGTCCACACATATGGTGCAGCTGACGAGTGCTCAGCTGTAGAGTTTTCAGCAAACTCTGAACGTCATCctttaagggggaaaaaaagagaacatCTTCAGTGCTTAGATACAAATTATGGAAGAGAATAATTGAATGTCATAAGTTaccaaatttcaaaaaaaaaaatcagcactgtTAAAGTGAATTTATAACGTTGTTTCTGCCCCTCTCCCTTCAACCTACTAAAAATAAACAGAGTTCTTTTTTGATTATTATCAAATTTCTAGAGTAGCACAATGAGAAGGGACATTACAATTTCAGTGGAATTTGCAACTGTGCTTCCTAAATTCAATTGGCTATAATAGAAGCGGCACTTCTCAGAGACAGAAGGAAGTCTGGACAATGATCCAGTGCAGATGTGATCCTAAGCGGGCAGAAAATGTATCATCAGAGGAATAGGAACAAATTCCTTGCCTGCCTCCTGTCTGAATAGTAAAGGATAACAAGCGTaaaatataatttacaaaaacTCCACTATGGCTTGCATTTCTCCAGTCCATTTTAATGGAGTGTAGAGCTAATTATTATCAAAATAATCATATGGACCCCCTCTTTCTGGAATGATCTTCAATATTTAGCAAACTTTGGATGTATGAATAAAATTtcactccagagatctgagcatACAATCAAGGCTGGAAGCGTATGCAGTTGAGAGACTCTGCACCGATGAAGATACTAATTTCTGCAGGAGATACTAAATAGAGGCCCCGTCATCCTCTCAGTGGATATAAATGATCCCATGGGACTATCTCAAAGAGGAATAGGAGTGTTTTCCCACAGTACCCTGGACAGTACTGGTGCCTCAATCATGGTGCTGGTTATGAGACCTTACTTTGGACAAATGTTTGCTGTATTCTTCTTTttaaatgactacacttcaaaagtacttaattggctgtacaGCACTTTGAGACTCCAGAGCAATGAAAGACTTTTTACAGGCTCAGGTCTTTCTTTCAGCTCATATGGGTATTAATTCACCTGTTGCCGATTTCCATCAATTATTATTTCTATTCATAATCTTTTCAGACTCCTATTAATCTCATGAAGATATTAGAGTTCATTTACATCAACTGAACCCTTTGATTAAATTAGTTTTGTCTGCAATTACTACAAATTTTAAATTCTTTGCTGGAAGTTCATACCCGGTGCTTCTTGAAGCTGTAGTCAAGGAGTGGCATGCCTTGCTTAAGAAAAGATTCAACAAAAAGGCGTCCATGCTGCATCACAAGATATAACCATTTATTAGACAAAAGAAACTATTACAATTCCATCAAAAAAAATTAGTTCCATCAAAACTATACAGTAAACCTATTACAGTAAACTTCTGGTAAACCTATTATTAGTGTAGGATTCCACTATGATATgctattaaataaaaaaaaaatcagtgtcccCTTTGATTATTTAATTTCAGGCATTGAAGGTTTACCGGCTTACAAACTGCAGACAGAATTACAGAAGTATTAGGAATCTTAGCTCTTTAGAACAGGTCATGGTTTTGAGCCAACACCCAAGACATAATCTAGACTGATACTCCTGAACATTAATAAAAGTTAAGGTCAAACTTAAACTGGGACCTTGTCCTTTCTTCAGATTTACATTAAAGGGTAAATCAAAGACTTTAGAATTGTCCTGGAAGGACAAGATCACATGAAACAAAAAGGCTTTGCCATCTGAACCCATACTGTGATGCATCTTACAAAGAGACTATTGGTTGAAAATGGAGAAATGAATCatgaagaaaggagggaaagacaaaaaaaagtcaagcaTTATTGGTCAATTCTGTTGAGTCTTCCATTAAGTAAAGAGAAAAATCCAACCTCTTTCCTTATACTATCTTCAAAAGCTTCAATGGTATTACTGTAAAGTTCAGAAAGAAATTGCTTCAATATTTGCAATAAAACATTGTCAGTGACCGTtaaggaagagttgatgagaatgttgggagaataaaatgggactggtgtaggatcagtgtgaatgggtgcttcaTAGCTGATGTGAATGGTTTCCATTCTGCAAGACTATATGACTCTCTGCAGATGGATGGTAGAAAATAGTTATTCCTTTTGCCTACTTATAAGACACTGCATAGAACAAAATTATTATTGAGATGTTTCAGTGTTATAATAAGGCACAatatgaattctaggtcttcctCCTGCCTTGTGTAAAAGGAAACAAATTTATCACTGGCAAACCAGAATTTAATAAGCTGATTACCTTAAGGCAAACACCCAGGACTGGCCTGCTGTCAAACACCTGtgagattagagagtattaatgAACATAAAAAGAGATTTGCTCAAAGCATGGCCAATGCAAGCAAATACTAAAATAAAGTTCATATTAAGGAACTTCATAAACATTCGCAGTTAAGCAAGCCATTGCAGAATTAGCACTTAGTACTAAATGCTGCAATCTCTACTCCCTCGGGATCTTTTTGTCACCTGTATTGGTAAAGGGAGAAACTGAGTGTACAGaaaaattggagaaattaaaatccTGAAACCATCTAGCATATAAGCTCACAGTCACATCACAGAGACACTTGGAAAGACTTGGGAGGAGCACAACTACCTGCTATCCTATCCAGATAATTTGTGAAGCTAACAGAGGTCCCAAATGCAACAGGCCATAAAAATTTGGAAATCTTTTCTACAAATAGCAACCatcaattgtttattttaaatctgagggtggtagatttttgttaaccacagaAGGATCGTCATCAAGATACAGGACTGGAAATGCAGAGACGCAGACACAGACTGATGATCCAGTGAAATTGATTCAAATGCCACCATCAGCTGGGAAAATTACCaaattagttaattaaataaattctggaatatACAATATACAATCTGTAAGTGACGAGTCTGAGGCCTCAGATTGCCATAaaaacactggaatctggaacaacaaacaatctgctgaaagaactcagctggtcaagcagcatctgtggggggaaaggaattagaacatagaacgttacagcacagtacaggccctttggcccacaatgttgtgctaacattttatcctgctctaagatctatctaacccttccctcccacatcacccactcccccaccaccatttctctatcattctcttaaatgtccctacctctgcaggcaatgcgttgcacgcacctaccactctgtgcaaaaaaacttacccctgacatcccccttatatcttcctccaatcaccttaaaattatgccccctcctgttagccattgtcgctctgggaaaaagtctctgactgtccactcgatctatgcctcttatcatcttgtatacctctatcaagtcacctctcatcctcctttgctccaaagagaaaagctctagcttgctcaacctatcctcataagacatgctctccaatccaggcagcatcctggtaactctcctctgcaccctctctaaagcttccacatcctttctataatgaggtgaccagaactgaacacaataccctaaatgtggtctaaccagagttctatagagctgcaacattacctggcgactcttcaactcaataccccgactaatgaaggccaacacaccatacgtcttcttaacaaccctatcgacctgcgtggcaaccttgagggatctatggacgtggaccccaagatccctctgttcctccacactgctaagagtcctgccattaaccttgtattccgccttcaaattcgatctcctgaagtgtatcacttcacacttttccaggttgaactccatctgccacttctcag is from Pristis pectinata isolate sPriPec2 chromosome 6, sPriPec2.1.pri, whole genome shotgun sequence and encodes:
- the LOC127571302 gene encoding FANCD2 opposite strand protein-like, with the protein product MAAYQLWDLWSPCDESFQLVGYNARSSRKPDGAETIQVASPSDQEVALYLQDNVMTNDWNLLGLLAETGNISPEMLCYTFQTEQDATAIVYKPQPVKLSSVDSVFGSVITTGAPKLAGGFQASERSAFTEINVDSPTPTLTAQYKINVIVMIYRQLLRVVTLIYTAYQKCFHALQHPI